The genomic interval CGTGAAAATCAGCTTTGTACCGTCCTCCACTTTAATAAGCTCTATCGTTGTAATCGAGACGGAGATGCGTGTGCTTCCCGAATCCAGCGTGTACGTGTAAACAATGCGCTGCTCTGGAACAAGCTCCTGATAGTAGGCGTCAAAGGTAAAAACTGGCCCTTCCGGCGGCCCGCCGCTGCTGTACTCCCGCCCGCCGACCTGAAAATCGAAGATCTCTGGCTTCGAAAACCATTTCGCTTTGGCAATTGGATCGGCCCATGCGTGATAAACCCTCTCCAGCGAAGCTGCATAAGTCCGCTCGACGACAAAAGTTCCATGTTTGACAAATCGTTCGTTCATTGA from Paenibacillus sp. FSL K6-3182 carries:
- a CDS encoding SRPBCC family protein, which codes for MNERFVKHGTFVVERTYAASLERVYHAWADPIAKAKWFSKPEIFDFQVGGREYSSGGPPEGPVFTFDAYYQELVPEQRIVYTYTLDSGSTRISVSITTIELIKVEDGTKLIFTEQGAFFDGHDTLEIREHGTNIMLDALGKTVDGE